Proteins encoded in a region of the Stieleria neptunia genome:
- a CDS encoding nickel-dependent lactate racemase family protein, whose protein sequence is MFELTDNPLNFSTDTLERRMPDSQTEPSNPSDAASADGGVRFVTKKTGLTSAEIWEYDAATNRTSRDVVAETLQALAAPDDFPPIEAAIVAGDRVALAVDPNVPDVDAVIEGVLRMLRSTPAEQIEIVVWDEATEQTLQRIRAAAGEHAVIPHQSDIRESLCYLAADVDAEPIYLNRALVDADFVLPIVAIRPSNLSQRRDLTGVFPSLSDSATRTRFADKISSGVASSPAMKSGNTIAEEVPWLLGVQLILGVTANSDGAAGEIHAGTLEAFAKRITPTLRRPDPVPPPAALVVAALDGDAQQQTWENVARAAEAALAYALPDATIVIWSSLDQPPEGALLAIDQDDEEPPATTQHGDDSETLPPRDRFSELARTLKRVTEQHRLMLHSNLPREVVEPLGLGVIESPHELANLSRHFQSCGVLRAASFAGGH, encoded by the coding sequence GTGTTTGAGCTGACCGATAACCCACTGAACTTTTCCACCGACACTTTGGAACGTCGCATGCCCGACAGCCAAACTGAACCATCCAATCCTTCCGACGCCGCCTCGGCCGACGGGGGCGTCCGTTTCGTGACGAAGAAGACCGGACTGACCTCTGCTGAGATCTGGGAATACGACGCGGCGACGAACCGGACCAGCCGTGATGTGGTCGCCGAGACGTTGCAGGCCCTGGCGGCACCGGACGATTTCCCGCCGATCGAAGCCGCAATTGTTGCCGGGGACCGCGTCGCACTGGCGGTCGATCCCAACGTCCCGGACGTCGATGCCGTGATCGAAGGTGTCCTGCGGATGCTTCGCAGCACCCCGGCCGAGCAAATTGAAATCGTCGTGTGGGACGAAGCCACCGAACAGACCCTCCAGCGGATCCGCGCCGCAGCGGGCGAGCACGCGGTCATCCCGCATCAAAGCGACATTCGCGAATCGCTGTGCTACCTGGCGGCCGACGTCGACGCGGAACCGATTTATCTCAATCGGGCCTTGGTGGACGCCGACTTTGTCTTGCCGATTGTCGCGATCCGCCCCTCCAACCTCAGCCAGCGGCGCGACTTGACCGGCGTGTTTCCTTCGCTCAGTGATTCGGCCACGCGGACTCGGTTTGCCGACAAGATTTCCTCCGGTGTCGCTTCGTCCCCGGCGATGAAGTCGGGAAACACGATTGCCGAAGAAGTGCCATGGCTGCTGGGCGTGCAGCTGATTCTGGGCGTGACGGCCAATTCCGATGGAGCGGCCGGAGAAATCCACGCCGGTACGTTGGAAGCGTTCGCCAAACGGATCACGCCAACGCTTCGTCGCCCCGACCCGGTTCCGCCGCCGGCGGCGTTGGTCGTCGCGGCGTTGGACGGGGATGCCCAGCAACAGACCTGGGAAAACGTGGCCCGGGCCGCCGAAGCCGCGTTGGCCTATGCGTTGCCCGACGCGACGATCGTCATCTGGTCGTCGTTGGATCAGCCGCCCGAAGGAGCGTTGCTGGCGATCGACCAGGACGACGAAGAACCGCCGGCGACAACGCAACACGGCGACGACTCGGAAACCTTGCCGCCCCGCGATCGCTTTTCCGAACTGGCCCGCACCTTGAAACGGGTGACCGAACAACACCGCCTGATGCTGCACAGCAATCTTCCCCGCGAAGTCGTCGAACCACTCGGGCTTGGCGTCATCGAATCGCCACACGAACTGGCCAATCTGAGCCGACATTTCCAAAGCTGTGGCGTGCTCCGCGCCGCCAGCTTTGCCGGCGGCCACTGA
- a CDS encoding low molecular weight protein-tyrosine-phosphatase: protein MSKRVLFVCMGNICRSPAAEAVMKRFAEEFGLDVDVDSAGTHDYHIGKRADARMLKAAEARGYELTSRGRQVTQEDLADGVFDLVLAMDNANYELLTALAGRPTQHIRVFSDYLDDNWPNDVPDPYYGEEEGFDEVLDMLEEGCPIILQTLAGEAIFDDGFVE, encoded by the coding sequence ATGTCAAAACGAGTCCTTTTTGTTTGCATGGGCAACATCTGTCGCTCGCCGGCTGCCGAAGCGGTGATGAAGCGTTTCGCCGAGGAATTCGGGCTGGACGTCGACGTCGATTCCGCCGGGACACACGACTATCACATCGGCAAACGCGCCGACGCACGGATGCTGAAAGCCGCCGAAGCACGCGGGTACGAATTGACCAGCCGCGGTCGCCAGGTGACCCAAGAAGATCTCGCCGACGGTGTTTTCGATTTGGTGCTGGCGATGGACAACGCCAATTACGAACTCCTGACGGCGCTGGCCGGTCGGCCGACCCAGCACATCCGGGTCTTCAGCGACTACCTGGATGACAATTGGCCCAACGATGTGCCCGATCCCTACTACGGCGAAGAAGAAGGGTTCGATGAAGTGTTGGACATGCTCGAAGAAGGCTGCCCGATCATCTTGCAGACGCTAGCGGGCGAAGCGATCTTCGACGACGGCTTCGTCGAGTAG
- the mqnB gene encoding futalosine hydrolase, with protein MNGLILVPTDNERRLIESSIRIESGQWSVRTIGFGVIAAGIETTRLLLSERPRQVILAGIAGLFAGPNTETLRLGDAIWFDSVAIDGIGVGQGDAFVDAADLGWRAEGEPATTETIRLPTAPQNQASLAQPALLLTVCSGSACEDDAARRRRRVPDAIGEDMEAYAVAHACRSAGLPLRVVRGFSNHVGRRDKRDWQIAPALASVAEQLNQFLDGETP; from the coding sequence TTGAACGGTCTGATCCTGGTTCCGACTGACAACGAACGACGCCTGATCGAGTCGTCGATCCGAATCGAATCCGGCCAATGGTCTGTCAGGACGATCGGCTTTGGTGTGATCGCGGCGGGAATCGAAACGACGCGTCTGTTGCTGAGCGAACGGCCCCGCCAAGTGATCTTGGCCGGAATCGCCGGTCTGTTTGCCGGTCCAAATACGGAAACGCTTCGACTGGGCGATGCGATCTGGTTCGACTCGGTCGCCATCGACGGAATCGGCGTGGGACAAGGCGACGCGTTTGTCGACGCGGCGGATTTGGGTTGGCGTGCCGAAGGCGAGCCGGCAACGACCGAGACGATTCGATTGCCGACCGCGCCCCAGAACCAGGCATCGCTTGCCCAGCCGGCCCTGCTGCTGACGGTCTGCTCGGGGAGCGCGTGCGAAGACGATGCGGCGCGCCGGCGGCGACGCGTTCCCGATGCGATCGGCGAAGACATGGAAGCGTATGCGGTCGCCCACGCCTGTCGGTCGGCCGGCCTGCCGCTCCGCGTCGTGCGCGGGTTTTCCAACCACGTCGGCCGCCGCGACAAGCGTGATTGGCAGATCGCTCCCGCGCTGGCCAGCGTCGCGGAACAATTGAACCAATTCCTCGACGGGGAGACTCCATGA
- a CDS encoding 1,4-dihydroxy-6-naphthoate synthase, which yields MSEKIRLGISTCPNDTFAFHALMHRLVDWRGLEFDLRLLDIQQLNDELFAGNFDVAKCSFHAALLLSDSMVVLPSGSALGFGVGPLLLSSQSRASADAVPATTDQITLCPGQHTTATLLFRLFYPHTTSIEQVVFSDIMPRLVQNTADFGVCIHEGRFTWQDQGLGLVEDLGTRWENETQCPLPLGGLVGAKTLPHEVLWKVQQVVRESLEYSLADPGGAVETMRHHAQEFDDEVLMQHVDLYVNEWTVDLGDTGAGALNRLNEKAKLAGIIPPSTAGLQILR from the coding sequence ATGAGCGAGAAGATTCGACTCGGCATTTCGACCTGCCCCAATGACACGTTCGCCTTTCATGCCTTGATGCATCGCTTGGTGGATTGGCGCGGGCTGGAATTCGATCTGCGGTTGCTGGACATCCAACAGCTGAACGACGAATTGTTCGCGGGCAACTTTGACGTCGCCAAATGCAGTTTCCACGCCGCGCTGTTGTTGTCGGATTCGATGGTGGTCTTACCGAGCGGCTCGGCACTCGGGTTCGGCGTAGGCCCCCTGCTGTTGTCGTCGCAATCGCGTGCCTCCGCCGACGCCGTGCCCGCGACGACAGACCAAATCACGCTGTGCCCGGGACAACACACGACCGCGACGCTGCTGTTTCGATTGTTTTATCCCCACACCACGTCGATCGAGCAGGTCGTGTTCTCGGACATCATGCCGCGACTGGTGCAAAACACCGCCGATTTCGGAGTCTGCATCCACGAAGGCCGGTTCACCTGGCAGGATCAAGGGCTGGGATTGGTGGAGGACTTGGGGACGCGCTGGGAGAACGAAACGCAGTGTCCGTTGCCACTGGGCGGATTGGTCGGTGCCAAAACGCTGCCCCATGAAGTTTTGTGGAAAGTACAGCAAGTCGTTCGCGAATCGCTGGAATACTCGCTCGCCGATCCCGGGGGTGCCGTGGAAACGATGCGACACCACGCGCAAGAATTCGACGACGAGGTGCTGATGCAGCATGTCGATTTATACGTGAACGAATGGACGGTTGATCTGGGTGACACCGGGGCCGGCGCGCTCAACCGTTTGAACGAAAAAGCCAAGCTGGCCGGCATCATTCCTCCGTCGACGGCGGGATTGCAGATTTTGCGGTAA
- the tpx gene encoding thiol peroxidase, translating into MSQTGVITFKGNPMTLAGEALAVGAPAPDFQLHYAEGGIQTLTLADLKGKPSIISVVPSLDTPTCATQTKKFNEELAALGDKINAVTVSRDLPFAQARFCGAEDIKMRTASDYQTHAFGNDYGLTIEELKLLTRAVFVLNADGEIAHKEIVAEVTEEPDYATALAALRMLL; encoded by the coding sequence ATGAGTCAAACTGGCGTCATCACTTTCAAGGGCAACCCGATGACTTTGGCCGGAGAGGCGCTCGCTGTCGGCGCACCGGCTCCCGATTTTCAGCTCCACTACGCCGAAGGCGGCATCCAAACGCTGACGTTGGCCGATCTGAAAGGAAAACCCAGCATCATCAGCGTGGTTCCCAGTTTGGACACGCCGACCTGTGCGACCCAGACCAAAAAGTTCAACGAAGAACTCGCCGCGCTCGGTGACAAAATCAACGCCGTCACGGTCAGTCGTGACCTGCCGTTCGCCCAGGCCCGATTCTGTGGGGCCGAGGACATCAAGATGCGGACCGCCAGCGATTACCAGACGCATGCCTTCGGCAACGACTACGGATTGACGATCGAAGAGCTGAAATTGCTCACCCGCGCCGTCTTCGTCCTGAACGCCGATGGCGAAATCGCTCACAAGGAAATCGTCGCTGAAGTCACCGAGGAACCCGACTACGCCACCGCCTTGGCCGCACTGCGGATGCTGCTGTAG
- a CDS encoding HEAT repeat domain-containing protein, with product MDDYELERTPNPFSAFAESRNQSRRHFASTAKYLTFAFVLFGIVTAAQVYLQRARLAEIVSGFSQLTTAEKLAQLERLKTSGIDGIPGIVAAIADEKPEVSARSAELLEDLSRQWMTLPSEQLAERRFIFADQLAAVSGTISDAQDPRWIRVQELARLAARDLLDSGCAENDATYRRLMQVIATESTAPGHPPRDAIAETGQPLPIDLVDHEAAGWTDWPPTSTTPTLYRRTVATLDPIEPSDVVLNQPADNEGSVRSDARLLKPRFRPATTLADQTKQRKTGDVDSTSYWIAQLQSPSPFVRKGAVTELAKRGDRSSLAALRQHFQHESDETIRQQIHSRLER from the coding sequence ATGGATGATTACGAACTGGAACGCACGCCCAATCCGTTTTCGGCCTTTGCGGAATCTCGCAACCAATCGCGGCGCCACTTCGCATCGACGGCAAAATACCTGACGTTCGCGTTTGTCCTGTTTGGCATCGTGACCGCGGCACAGGTTTACCTTCAACGCGCCCGCTTGGCTGAAATTGTGAGCGGGTTTTCGCAGCTCACCACGGCGGAAAAGCTGGCGCAGCTTGAGCGATTGAAAACATCGGGGATCGATGGGATCCCCGGAATCGTGGCCGCGATCGCTGACGAAAAACCAGAGGTCTCGGCGCGGTCCGCCGAGTTGCTCGAAGATCTGAGTCGGCAATGGATGACGTTGCCGTCTGAGCAGTTGGCCGAGCGGCGATTTATTTTTGCCGATCAGCTCGCGGCAGTCTCCGGTACGATCTCCGACGCCCAGGATCCACGCTGGATCCGTGTTCAAGAATTGGCTCGTCTGGCCGCCCGCGACTTGCTCGATTCGGGCTGCGCGGAGAACGACGCCACCTATCGCCGACTGATGCAGGTGATCGCGACGGAGAGCACAGCACCCGGGCATCCGCCGCGCGATGCGATTGCCGAGACGGGGCAACCGTTGCCGATCGATCTGGTCGATCACGAGGCCGCGGGCTGGACGGATTGGCCGCCGACTTCGACGACGCCGACGCTCTATCGTCGGACCGTCGCGACGCTTGATCCGATCGAACCGTCCGACGTCGTTTTGAATCAACCGGCCGACAACGAAGGTTCCGTTCGCTCGGACGCCCGGTTGCTCAAGCCGCGATTTCGCCCCGCGACCACGCTGGCCGACCAAACCAAGCAACGCAAGACCGGTGACGTGGATTCGACGTCGTATTGGATCGCGCAGCTGCAAAGCCCCAGTCCGTTCGTCCGAAAAGGGGCCGTCACCGAACTTGCCAAGCGTGGTGATCGGTCATCGTTGGCCGCATTGCGCCAGCACTTTCAGCACGAGTCGGATGAAACGATTCGCCAGCAAATCCATAGCCGCCTAGAACGTTAG
- a CDS encoding DUF6807 family protein yields MLIVSDAVQAQVDAGPPSGPLFRCVQSDDHVTVYCDQSEVLRYNLTAPKAPEGIDPRYQRSGYIHPIYSPAGRMVSGDFAADHPHQHGLFAAWTDTRFRGKKVDFWNQLKQLGVVLHDRVIAVGGEGERTEFSVAVRHYAIDEDGVREAILDDVWTVGVSGVTGEDVSAEDQKGPRYVIQFSTDQTNITEHPLTINEYHYGGIGFRGNNAWYSAPSAKALAAFVKQPQADAPPLELARHRFLTSQGHDRRLGNHSRPEWTTLFGIVDQTQGQNHIAGVKMTPSPLNEQYPDPVRLHPTKPYFSISPCVVGAFDIGPGQTYRARYDFEVFDGTP; encoded by the coding sequence ATGCTGATCGTGTCCGATGCGGTGCAAGCACAGGTCGACGCCGGCCCGCCCTCGGGACCGTTGTTTCGCTGTGTGCAATCGGACGACCATGTGACCGTTTATTGCGACCAATCCGAGGTCTTGCGATACAACCTCACCGCACCCAAGGCGCCCGAAGGGATCGATCCGAGGTATCAGCGGAGCGGTTACATCCACCCGATCTATTCGCCGGCCGGTCGCATGGTCAGCGGTGACTTTGCCGCCGATCATCCGCATCAACATGGATTGTTCGCCGCATGGACGGATACTCGTTTTCGTGGCAAGAAAGTGGATTTCTGGAATCAGCTCAAGCAACTCGGCGTGGTGCTTCACGATCGCGTGATCGCAGTCGGCGGCGAAGGGGAACGCACTGAGTTTTCCGTCGCGGTCAGACATTACGCCATCGATGAAGATGGGGTCCGCGAAGCGATTCTGGATGACGTCTGGACGGTCGGTGTGAGCGGGGTGACCGGCGAAGACGTTTCCGCCGAGGATCAGAAGGGACCGCGCTATGTGATCCAGTTTTCGACCGACCAAACCAACATCACCGAGCACCCGCTGACGATCAACGAGTATCACTACGGCGGAATCGGTTTCCGTGGCAACAACGCTTGGTATTCCGCTCCATCGGCCAAGGCCCTGGCCGCGTTTGTCAAACAACCCCAGGCCGACGCGCCGCCGTTGGAACTGGCGCGGCATCGGTTTTTAACCAGCCAGGGCCATGACCGTCGACTCGGCAACCATAGCCGTCCCGAGTGGACCACGCTGTTCGGGATTGTGGATCAGACGCAGGGCCAGAATCACATTGCCGGCGTGAAGATGACACCATCGCCGCTCAACGAGCAGTATCCCGATCCGGTTCGATTGCATCCCACGAAACCCTATTTCAGCATCTCGCCGTGTGTGGTCGGCGCGTTTGATATCGGTCCGGGCCAGACCTATCGGGCGCGGTACGACTTTGAAGTGTTCGACGGGACGCCTTGA
- the cyaB gene encoding class IV adenylate cyclase: MLEVETKYELADKDDLIKRLDEMGAVGGNVERHADTYYRHPSRDFVQTKEAFRIRMIDSVASVTYKGPKMDVGDSALKAREEIEWCLAPGDADGSQMTRLLQALGFDPVATVRKERRSYAWPTTDTQHTDFTLTIDQVDQVGLFAEIELLLQDDSPDAVKSAGERIDALAGRLGLVTTVRSSYLNLLLAKLRLDR, translated from the coding sequence ATGCTTGAAGTCGAAACGAAGTACGAACTTGCCGACAAGGATGACTTGATCAAGCGTCTGGATGAGATGGGGGCGGTGGGTGGCAACGTGGAACGCCACGCGGACACCTACTACCGTCACCCGTCGCGAGACTTTGTGCAGACCAAGGAAGCGTTTCGGATCCGAATGATCGATTCGGTTGCTTCGGTGACCTACAAGGGTCCCAAGATGGACGTCGGTGACTCGGCGTTGAAGGCTCGCGAAGAAATCGAGTGGTGTCTGGCGCCCGGTGACGCCGACGGCAGCCAAATGACCCGTCTGCTTCAGGCACTGGGGTTTGATCCTGTCGCGACCGTGCGGAAAGAGCGACGGTCGTATGCGTGGCCGACGACGGATACACAACACACCGATTTTACGCTGACCATCGATCAGGTCGATCAGGTCGGGCTGTTCGCCGAAATCGAGTTGCTGCTCCAAGACGATTCACCCGACGCGGTCAAGTCAGCGGGCGAGCGGATCGACGCGCTTGCCGGACGTCTCGGGCTGGTGACGACCGTCCGTTCCAGCTACCTGAATCTGTTGTTGGCCAAGCTCAGGCTAGACCGCTGA
- a CDS encoding NUDIX hydrolase: MSIPIEQAYLHCPRCGCKQNDPGHIPFRCADCQFAVFFGPVAAVGGLIVNSADQLLLVRRARNPGKGQWGLPGGFVDRGETVEEALEREVYEETRLQLKARDLLVTHPNQYNYQGVVTEVIDLFYVCRAVDPSHVELEAAELDDYAWVHPSAEYLDNMAFPSNRYAIELWMSQLS, encoded by the coding sequence ATGTCGATCCCGATTGAACAGGCGTACTTGCATTGTCCGCGTTGTGGGTGCAAGCAGAACGATCCCGGCCACATTCCGTTTCGCTGCGCCGACTGCCAATTCGCCGTGTTCTTCGGACCGGTCGCCGCGGTCGGCGGTCTGATCGTCAATTCCGCCGACCAGTTGCTGCTGGTGCGGCGGGCACGAAATCCGGGCAAGGGCCAATGGGGACTTCCCGGCGGTTTTGTCGATCGCGGGGAAACCGTCGAAGAAGCGCTTGAGCGCGAAGTTTACGAAGAGACTCGATTGCAGTTAAAGGCGCGCGATCTGCTGGTCACGCACCCCAACCAATACAACTATCAAGGCGTCGTGACCGAAGTCATCGATCTGTTTTATGTCTGCCGTGCCGTCGATCCCAGCCATGTGGAATTGGAAGCGGCCGAACTGGACGATTATGCCTGGGTCCATCCGAGCGCCGAGTACCTGGACAACATGGCGTTTCCGTCCAACCGTTACGCCATCGAATTGTGGATGAGTCAACTCTCTTGA